The Astatotilapia calliptera chromosome 2, fAstCal1.2, whole genome shotgun sequence genome includes a window with the following:
- the LOC113031874 gene encoding polyadenylate-binding protein-interacting protein 2: MKDPSISSGGPNMTTGTELILTSQFNAEDDPFAEYMWMENEEEFNRQVEEELWEEEFIERCFQEMLDEEEEWEWFIPSRDLPSQSVSQLQEQISLLVLDGDKDLDVVVTSSLNPNAKEFTPGIQKHAM, encoded by the exons ATGAAAGACCCGAGCATCAGCAGCGGGGGCCCGAACATGACCACCGGCACCGAGTTGATCCTCACCAGCCAGTTCAACGCCGAGGACGACCCGTTCGCCGAGTATATGTGGATGGAGAACGAGGAGGAGTTCAACAGGCAG gtggaggaggagctgtggGAGGAGGAGTTCATCGAGCGCTGTTTCCAGGAGATgctggatgaggaggaggagtgggagTGGTTCATCCCGTCCAGAGATCTCCCTTCTCAAAGCGTCAGCCAGCTGCAAGAGCAGATCAGCCTCCTGGTCCTCGATGGCGACAAAGACCTGGATGTGGTG gtGACCAGCAGCTTGAACCCCAATGCCAAGGAGTTCACCCCAGGCATCCAGAAACATGCCATGTGA